A window of Primulina tabacum isolate GXHZ01 chromosome 4, ASM2559414v2, whole genome shotgun sequence contains these coding sequences:
- the LOC142542048 gene encoding transcription repressor OFP16-like — MSNMLWKSFNLCFSKFKCLPLITFTPPLPIQEENEQDDNDSTPPPAINDPSAVTITTFDSEISTTTTASSFYDYDIHDDSIPDFSSAFASNRFFFSTPGSSNSIFEQPQRLMDSGAVVSGSVAIQKYTSDPYADFKESMQEMIEAHDWRDLKSSGEFLHDLLMCYLTLNPKHTHKFIIDAFADIVVSLVSPPPVICRRTPHRRRRHRATPSPPV, encoded by the coding sequence ATGTCCAACATGCTATGGAAGAGCTTCAACCTCTGCTTCTCCAAATTCAAGTGTCTCCCCCTTATTACTTTTACCCCACCGCTCCCCATTCAAGAAGAGAATGAACAAGATGACAACGATTCTACGCCGCCGCCCGCCATTAATGATCCATCAGCTGTAACAATCACTACTTTTGACTCTGAAATTTCCACCACCACTACCGCCTCCTCCTTCTATGATTATGATATACATGATGACTCAATCCCAGACTTCAGCTCCGCCTTCGCCTCCAACCGCTTCTTCTTTTCCACCCCAGGAAGTTCCAACTCCATCTTCGAGCAGCCGCAGCGGTTGATGGATTCTGGAGCGGTGGTGAGTGGCAGCGTGGCTATTCAGAAGTATACATCGGACCCATATGCTGACTTCAAGGAATCAATGCAGGAGATGATTGAAGCGCACGACTGGAGGGATTTGAAATCTAGCGGGGAGTTCTTGCATGACCTTCTAATGTGTTATTTAACGTTAAACCCTAAACACACCCATAAATTTATCATCGACGCTTTTGCGGATATCGTCGTGTCCCTCGTGTCGCCGCCGCCTGTGATCTGCCGGAGAACCCCTCACCGCCGACGTCGACATCGTGCCACACCATCGCCGCCGGTTTAA
- the LOC142542049 gene encoding uncharacterized protein LOC142542049, whose amino-acid sequence MRVHPMTTKRNVAIRDGGHDFMDPMEGNVIQKKLKKLPHVFSKVLELPFRSDADVVVEEGDDFFQFIVEIEVDGYDVSIGDVRAHAVEIHPGVIKIVVRNDQGSGMSNVELSLKKLEVDTWRYRLPPSSLPEMATAMFVDGALIVTVPKGGGRREFVDGINGWGNGNLLLVQ is encoded by the coding sequence ATGAGGGTGCACCCCATGACAACCAAGAGAAACGTCGCCATCCGAGACGGCGGTCACGATTTCATGGACCCTATGGAAGGAAATGTGATCCAAAAAAAGCTCAAGAAACTCCCTCATGTTTTCAGCAAAGTCCTGGAGCTTCCCTTTAGGTCGGATGCTGATGTGGTGGTAGAAGAGGGGGATGATTTCTTCCAATTCATCGTGGAGATAGAGGTCGATGGTTATGATGTCAGCATAGGCGATGTGAGGGCTCATGCAGTGGAGATTCATCCCGGGGTGATCAAGATTGTGGTCAGAAACGACCAGGGGTCGGGGATGAGTAACGTGGAGCTGTCCTTAAAAAAGTTGGAGGTCGACACGTGGCGGTATCGATTGCCACCCTCGAGCCTCCCGGAGATGGCGACCGCGATGTTTGTGGACGGAGCGCTGATCGTCACAGTGCCAAAGGGCGGAGGGAGGAGGGAGTTTGTGGATGGGATAAATGGTTGGGGAAATGGCAATCTCCTTCTTGTACAATAA
- the LOC142543433 gene encoding glyoxylase I 4 encodes MASAKGACLNHIARESTDIKRLAQFYKETFGFEQVESPTFDCEVIWLKLRSSLFLHLIERNPNSTLPESPWSATSAVEDPRNLPRGHHICIYVPNFDSLLQNLKEKGIHVYEKTLPDGKTKQAFFFDPDGNGLEICNQCPEL; translated from the exons ATGGCGTCAGCCAAGGGGGCTTGCCTCAATCATATTGCTAGAGAATCCACAGATATCAAGCGCCTTGCTCAATTTTATAAGGAG ACTTTTGGTTTTGAACAAGTGGAATCTCCAACGTTTGATTGTGAGGTGATATGGTTGAAGTTGCGGTCATCCTTGTTCCTTCATCTCATAGAAAGGAACCCCAATTCTACCCTTCCAGAAAGTCCGTGGAGTGCCACTTCAGCAGTGGAGGACCCCAGGAATCTCCCCAGAGGACACCATATTTGTATCTATGTACCGAATTTCGACTCACTTCTCCAGAATCTTAAG GAGAAAGGAATCCATGTATACGAGAAGACTCTACCAGATGGGAAAACCAAGCAAGCATTCTTCTTCGATCCAGAtg GCAATGGACTCGAGATATGTAACCAGTGTCCGGAACTGTAA